One Synechococcus sp. MU1617 DNA window includes the following coding sequences:
- a CDS encoding NAD(P)H dehydrogenase assembly family protein, whose translation MKVSIGDRLRLSQQLAYLKSADPMPMLRPPDLVAVGEVGEVVALHPIDTVAVRFRRGTFLIPLDRLDAVDAAEAD comes from the coding sequence ATGAAGGTATCGATTGGTGATCGCCTGCGCCTGTCGCAGCAGCTTGCATACCTCAAGTCGGCGGATCCGATGCCGATGCTGCGACCGCCTGATCTGGTCGCGGTCGGTGAGGTGGGCGAGGTGGTTGCGCTTCATCCCATTGACACGGTTGCCGTGCGTTTTCGCCGGGGAACGTTTCTGATCCCCCTCGACCGGTTGGATGCGGTGGATGCCGCTGAGGCGGACTAA
- a CDS encoding biotin transporter BioY yields MRALASWCGALAGLLAILSGGLVPAALFLPAPNPIILPLPVTWQVPALLLCAMVSGPRAGVMAAVGYLSLGLFSLPVFHGGGGLSYVLEPGFGYLAGFVPAAWLTGRLAQQDGMDDLPRQSLCALAGLLVLQICGVLNLAFGALLGRWSLGFPELLMQFSIGPLPAQMLLCIGAGFLSVVLRRLLIIEP; encoded by the coding sequence GTGAGGGCTCTCGCCTCCTGGTGTGGTGCCCTGGCGGGTCTGCTGGCCATCCTCTCCGGTGGCCTTGTGCCGGCCGCGTTGTTCCTGCCTGCCCCCAATCCAATCATTCTCCCCCTGCCCGTCACATGGCAGGTACCAGCGCTGCTGCTCTGCGCCATGGTCAGTGGACCGCGTGCCGGCGTGATGGCCGCTGTTGGCTATCTGTCCCTGGGGTTGTTCAGTCTGCCGGTGTTCCATGGCGGTGGCGGGTTGAGCTACGTGCTTGAACCGGGTTTCGGCTATCTGGCGGGCTTCGTTCCCGCGGCTTGGCTCACCGGTCGGCTGGCGCAGCAGGACGGCATGGATGACCTGCCAAGACAGTCGCTCTGCGCCCTTGCGGGACTGCTCGTTCTCCAGATCTGCGGGGTGCTGAATCTCGCCTTCGGGGCGCTGTTGGGGCGATGGTCCCTTGGCTTCCCCGAGCTGCTGATGCAGTTTTCGATCGGTCCGCTACCGGCTCAAATGCTGCTCTGCATCGGTGCAGGATTCCTCTCAGTTGTGCTGCGCCGGTTGTTAATTATCGAGCCATGA
- the lspA gene encoding signal peptidase II: MKRALPRRSTLLIALVIVMMDQLSKAAASSALQGGQSLPVLPHLLSLQLVHNTGAAFSVLQNSTALLGLLSFGVGIGLILWIWRERVLPFWQALAAAALLGGTLGNGLDRWRLGHVVDFLALQPIDFPIFNGADVAINLAVLCFAIDLITRRGDSSRG; encoded by the coding sequence ATGAAGAGAGCACTTCCGCGTCGCTCAACCCTGCTGATTGCCCTGGTCATCGTGATGATGGATCAGCTGAGCAAGGCTGCGGCCTCCAGCGCTTTGCAAGGGGGCCAATCCCTACCAGTGCTGCCACACCTGCTCTCCCTGCAATTGGTGCACAACACCGGCGCAGCCTTCAGTGTTCTTCAGAACTCCACTGCCCTGCTTGGGCTGCTCAGCTTTGGTGTTGGCATTGGGCTGATCTTGTGGATCTGGCGTGAACGGGTGCTGCCGTTCTGGCAAGCCCTTGCCGCTGCGGCGCTTCTGGGCGGAACCCTGGGCAATGGTCTTGATCGTTGGCGCTTGGGGCACGTGGTGGATTTTCTGGCGCTCCAACCGATCGATTTCCCGATCTTCAACGGAGCAGATGTCGCCATCAATCTCGCTGTGCTCTGCTTTGCCATCGACCTCATCACACGCCGGGGTGACAGCAGCCGTGGCTGA
- a CDS encoding YcjF family protein: MKRQTRLLIGLAVAFVALVLIGVAVQTIRSLLWDLSYFLPPWLLTPVLLLGFVLVATVAVQVGWPMWKRLKTRPDQRQSQPTAAPKNRRDAATTSLGHVDRLIERIQDDISRRSLQNERDRVAEELKRGDLVVVVFGTGSSGKTSLIRALLNEMVGDVGAPMGVTKTSRAYRLRLKGLERGLQLVDTPGILEAGEEGLSREETARRRAVRADLLIVVVDGDLRASEYTVVSSLASLGKRLLLVLNKRDLRGVEEERRLLQVLRSRCQGQLNAADVVACSASPQSIPQPGRRPLQPLPDVSDLLQRLAVVLHAEGEELIADNILLQCRSLDSRGRDLLNDQRSREAKRCIDRYSWMGAGIVAANPLPGMDLLSTAAVNAQMILEMAKIYGVEMSRDRAKDLALSLGQTLGKLGIVKGAMSLLGTSLSLSLPTLVLGQVLQGVVTAWLTRIAGSSFMRYFEQDQDWGDGGMQTVVQQAFELNRRELSLQRFLASAMRQVVEPLQTAAAGRLPPRPGPQQEGEASDPGHPEP, encoded by the coding sequence ATGAAACGCCAAACCCGGTTGCTGATCGGTCTCGCCGTTGCCTTTGTGGCTCTCGTGCTGATCGGCGTTGCTGTTCAGACCATCCGCAGCCTGCTGTGGGATCTGAGTTACTTCCTGCCTCCCTGGTTGCTAACGCCGGTGCTGCTGCTGGGGTTCGTGCTGGTGGCCACCGTGGCGGTGCAGGTGGGTTGGCCGATGTGGAAACGCCTTAAAACACGCCCAGACCAACGCCAAAGTCAACCCACCGCCGCTCCAAAGAACCGCCGGGATGCCGCAACCACCAGCCTGGGCCATGTGGATCGTCTAATCGAACGCATCCAGGACGACATCAGCCGCCGCAGCCTTCAGAACGAACGCGATCGGGTCGCTGAGGAGCTGAAGCGAGGCGATCTGGTGGTTGTGGTCTTCGGCACCGGATCGAGTGGCAAGACATCGCTGATCCGTGCCCTACTCAATGAAATGGTCGGCGATGTGGGTGCGCCCATGGGCGTGACCAAAACAAGCCGTGCCTACCGCCTGCGTTTGAAAGGTTTGGAGCGTGGTCTTCAGCTCGTGGACACCCCAGGAATCCTGGAAGCTGGAGAAGAAGGCCTTAGCCGAGAGGAAACAGCCCGTCGTCGGGCGGTTCGCGCCGACCTGTTGATTGTGGTGGTGGACGGAGACCTCAGAGCCTCGGAATACACCGTCGTGAGCTCTCTCGCCAGTCTCGGCAAGCGCCTGCTCCTGGTGCTGAACAAGCGGGATTTACGCGGTGTTGAGGAGGAAAGGAGGCTCCTGCAAGTGCTTCGTTCCCGTTGCCAGGGACAGCTCAACGCTGCGGATGTGGTGGCCTGCAGTGCATCTCCTCAATCGATTCCTCAACCAGGACGTCGCCCGCTGCAGCCGCTGCCTGACGTCAGCGATCTGCTGCAGCGCCTCGCCGTCGTGCTGCATGCCGAGGGGGAGGAATTAATTGCCGACAACATCCTTTTGCAATGCCGATCCCTCGACAGCCGCGGGCGCGACCTGTTGAACGACCAGCGGTCTCGGGAAGCCAAACGCTGCATCGACCGCTACAGCTGGATGGGAGCGGGGATCGTCGCCGCCAACCCGCTGCCTGGGATGGATCTGTTGAGCACAGCAGCGGTGAATGCCCAGATGATCCTGGAGATGGCCAAGATTTACGGGGTCGAGATGTCCCGTGATCGCGCCAAGGATCTGGCCCTGTCCCTCGGACAGACTCTGGGCAAGTTAGGCATCGTCAAAGGTGCCATGAGCTTGCTGGGCACCAGCCTGAGCCTGAGTTTGCCCACCTTGGTTCTGGGTCAGGTGCTCCAAGGGGTGGTGACCGCATGGCTCACCCGAATCGCAGGAAGCAGTTTCATGCGCTATTTCGAGCAGGACCAAGACTGGGGTGACGGCGGCATGCAGACCGTTGTTCAACAGGCTTTTGAGCTCAACCGACGGGAACTCTCACTGCAGCGCTTTCTGGCCAGTGCGATGCGGCAAGTGGTTGAACCGCTTCAGACGGCGGCGGCGGGACGGCTTCCCCCCCGGCCAGGGCCTCAGCAGGAGGGGGAAGCATCGGACCCCGGGCATCCAGAACCGTGA
- a CDS encoding aminotransferase class V-fold PLP-dependent enzyme, with product MQACSESQHPPDRLAPFAIPSASDPVLRDFLHRSSDLLCRWIGSADRSSPVPVMRPLPDVAPGVEGASVESLLSDLQQVMDGAYQPSHPGALAHLDPPPLTASIAAELVCAGLNNNLLAEELSPGLTGLEHDLCRWFCHRIGLPTGSGGVLASGGTLSNLMALVAARAALGARHRDPVLLCSQDAHVSINKAARVMGLADDALQTLPVAADGGLCLEALAERLRSLQAEGRPCLAVVATAGTTVRGAIDPLLDVATLCRDAEVWLHVDAAIGGVFALSSSHASLMDGMELADSITLNPQKLLGITKASSLLLLRDRTHLRQAFSTGLPYMEAPKGMDHGGEIGLQGTRPAEILKLWLGLRQLGEAGIEATLGGALQRRTAFAAQLDPEKFTLLAGDLHLLAFHAKEGGVDAAGRWSEATRQMLLSHGYMLSRPFYGDRFCLKAVFGNPHTTAQHLSDLSGRLNGSLAPA from the coding sequence TTGCAAGCCTGTTCCGAGTCTCAGCACCCCCCGGATCGGCTTGCTCCGTTCGCCATCCCCTCGGCTTCAGATCCGGTGCTGAGGGACTTCCTGCATCGCAGTTCAGATCTGCTCTGCCGTTGGATCGGCTCCGCTGATCGATCCAGCCCGGTCCCCGTCATGCGTCCCTTGCCTGATGTGGCCCCAGGTGTTGAGGGGGCTAGCGTTGAATCGCTGCTCAGTGACCTTCAGCAGGTGATGGATGGGGCGTATCAGCCGTCCCATCCCGGTGCTCTGGCCCATCTCGATCCACCCCCGCTCACCGCGTCAATTGCGGCGGAATTGGTCTGTGCAGGTCTCAACAACAACCTCCTGGCCGAGGAGCTTTCGCCTGGTCTGACAGGCCTTGAACATGACCTCTGCCGCTGGTTCTGCCACAGGATTGGCTTGCCCACGGGGTCTGGAGGGGTTCTGGCCAGCGGCGGAACCCTGAGCAATCTCATGGCGCTGGTGGCGGCACGGGCGGCGTTGGGGGCCAGACATCGGGATCCTGTGCTGCTGTGCAGCCAAGATGCACACGTCTCGATCAACAAGGCCGCAAGGGTGATGGGGCTGGCGGATGATGCGCTCCAGACGCTTCCCGTGGCTGCCGATGGTGGCCTTTGCCTCGAGGCTTTGGCTGAGCGTTTGAGATCCCTGCAAGCCGAGGGGCGTCCTTGCTTGGCGGTCGTGGCCACGGCCGGCACCACAGTGCGCGGAGCCATTGATCCTCTGTTGGATGTGGCAACCCTCTGCCGTGATGCTGAGGTCTGGTTGCATGTTGATGCTGCCATCGGCGGTGTGTTCGCGCTGAGTTCCAGCCATGCATCTCTGATGGACGGCATGGAACTGGCGGATTCGATCACGCTCAACCCCCAGAAATTGCTGGGCATCACCAAGGCGTCATCCCTGCTCTTGCTGCGGGACCGAACCCATCTCCGTCAGGCCTTTTCAACGGGTTTGCCCTACATGGAGGCGCCCAAGGGGATGGATCACGGCGGGGAGATCGGCTTGCAGGGCACCCGACCTGCGGAGATCCTCAAGCTTTGGCTGGGCCTGCGTCAGTTGGGCGAGGCGGGCATCGAAGCGACGCTCGGCGGAGCTTTGCAACGGCGGACCGCCTTTGCCGCCCAGTTGGATCCAGAGAAGTTCACCTTGTTGGCCGGTGATCTTCACCTGCTGGCATTCCATGCCAAGGAGGGGGGCGTTGATGCAGCCGGCCGTTGGAGTGAAGCTACCCGTCAAATGCTGCTGTCTCACGGCTACATGCTGTCGCGACCCTTCTACGGCGACCGTTTCTGTCTCAAGGCGGTTTTTGGTAACCCCCACACCACGGCTCAGCACCTCAGCGACTTGTCGGGACGACTGAATGGATCCCTGGCTCCAGCCTGA
- a CDS encoding nucleoside deaminase, which translates to MDVLLQRAEEAGVEGEVPVAAVILDGEGRAIGHGRNRRQSHRDPLGHAELVALQQAAIVQDDWRFNNCTLIVTLEPCPMCAGALVQARMGTVVFAATDPKRGGLGGSLDLSTHASAHHHMRVIQGVREPEARGQLERWFRQRRRQNR; encoded by the coding sequence ATGGACGTTCTGCTCCAGCGCGCCGAGGAGGCTGGAGTGGAGGGAGAAGTGCCGGTGGCCGCTGTGATCCTCGATGGAGAGGGACGAGCCATCGGCCATGGACGCAACCGGCGCCAGAGCCACAGGGATCCCCTCGGGCACGCCGAACTGGTGGCCTTGCAACAGGCAGCGATCGTTCAGGACGACTGGAGATTCAACAACTGCACCCTGATCGTCACCCTCGAGCCCTGCCCCATGTGTGCAGGGGCCTTGGTGCAGGCCCGCATGGGAACTGTGGTTTTTGCGGCAACAGACCCCAAGCGCGGTGGCCTGGGGGGAAGCCTTGACCTCTCTACCCATGCCAGTGCTCATCACCACATGAGGGTGATTCAGGGCGTGCGCGAACCTGAGGCGAGGGGGCAGCTGGAACGCTGGTTCAGGCAGCGGCGGCGACAGAACCGCTGA
- a CDS encoding alanine--glyoxylate aminotransferase family protein has protein sequence MATTNSLLPVDDRHRKAFAPIGTPDRLLLGPGPSNAHPTVLKALSRTPIGHLDPLYVELMGEVQELLRYAWQTDNRLTLPMSGTGSAAMEATLANTVEPGDTVLVAVKGYFGLRLADMAGRYRAEVKTIEKPWGEWFSLDELEAALIEHKPAILAMVHAETSTGVCQPMEGIGDLCRKHDCLLLLDTVTSLGGVPLYIDEWKVDLAYSCSQKGLSCPPGLGPFTMGPRAEAKMTARQGKVPNWYLDVSLLNQYWGSDRVYHHTAPVNMNFGMREALRLLAEEGLDQAWARHRSNAEMLWSGLESLGLSMHVPADRRLPTLTTVRIPEGVDGKAFSQHLLNNHGIEVGGGLGSLAGKIWRIGLMGYNSNPENVNRLLNLFETELPRFSGSVAAAA, from the coding sequence TTGGCGACGACGAACTCACTCCTTCCTGTTGACGATCGTCACCGCAAAGCCTTTGCACCGATCGGCACACCCGACCGCCTTCTGCTTGGACCCGGCCCCTCAAATGCCCACCCAACGGTTCTGAAGGCTCTGTCGAGAACGCCGATTGGTCACCTTGATCCTCTCTACGTGGAGCTGATGGGTGAGGTCCAAGAGCTGCTGCGTTACGCCTGGCAGACCGACAACCGCCTCACACTTCCGATGAGCGGCACCGGCAGTGCTGCCATGGAGGCAACCCTGGCCAACACCGTCGAACCGGGAGACACCGTTCTCGTGGCGGTCAAGGGATACTTCGGCCTGCGACTGGCTGACATGGCCGGCCGCTACCGCGCTGAGGTGAAAACCATTGAGAAGCCCTGGGGTGAGTGGTTCTCCCTCGATGAGCTGGAAGCGGCGCTGATCGAGCACAAGCCTGCCATCCTGGCGATGGTTCATGCCGAAACCTCAACGGGTGTCTGCCAACCCATGGAGGGCATTGGCGACCTCTGCCGGAAGCACGATTGCCTGCTGCTGCTCGACACCGTCACCTCCCTGGGGGGTGTACCGCTTTACATCGACGAGTGGAAGGTTGATCTTGCCTACAGCTGCAGCCAGAAGGGCCTGAGCTGCCCTCCCGGACTCGGCCCCTTCACCATGGGTCCCCGTGCTGAGGCCAAGATGACAGCTCGTCAGGGCAAGGTTCCCAACTGGTACCTGGATGTCTCCCTGCTGAATCAGTACTGGGGAAGTGACCGCGTTTATCACCACACTGCGCCGGTCAACATGAACTTCGGCATGCGTGAGGCTCTGCGTCTTTTGGCAGAAGAAGGTCTCGATCAGGCCTGGGCACGCCATCGCAGCAATGCGGAGATGCTCTGGAGTGGTCTGGAAAGCCTCGGCCTTTCGATGCATGTCCCAGCCGACCGCCGATTGCCCACCCTCACCACGGTTCGCATTCCTGAAGGTGTGGATGGCAAGGCCTTTAGCCAACACCTGCTCAACAACCACGGCATCGAGGTGGGTGGCGGACTCGGCAGCCTGGCCGGAAAAATCTGGCGCATCGGTCTTATGGGGTACAACTCCAACCCTGAAAACGTGAACCGTCTGCTCAACCTGTTTGAGACAGAGCTGCCTCGCTTCAGCGGTTCTGTCGCCGCCGCTGCCTGA
- a CDS encoding allophycocyanin subunit beta: MRDAISGLIGRYDQLGRYFDRPAIDSINAYLDESTLRIQAVELINGSAAEIVREASQRLFRDEPDLLLPGGNAYTTRRLAACLRDMDYFLRYASYALVAGDSTILNERVLNGLDDTYKSLGVPTGPTVRSIVLLGEVVSEMLLANGAASDQLSTVLQPFDHLAKGLGETNVRQR, from the coding sequence ATGCGCGATGCAATCAGCGGTCTGATCGGTCGCTACGACCAGTTGGGTCGTTATTTCGATCGTCCAGCGATCGACAGCATCAATGCGTACCTAGATGAATCCACGCTGCGGATTCAGGCCGTTGAGCTGATCAACGGCTCTGCTGCCGAGATTGTGCGTGAAGCCAGTCAGCGCTTGTTCCGGGATGAACCCGACCTGCTTCTGCCTGGCGGCAACGCTTACACCACCCGCCGGCTCGCCGCCTGCCTGCGGGACATGGACTATTTCCTTCGTTACGCCAGCTACGCCCTGGTGGCTGGTGACTCCACGATCCTCAATGAGCGTGTTCTGAACGGACTCGACGACACCTATAAGAGTCTCGGCGTACCCACCGGCCCAACAGTCCGCAGCATCGTTTTGTTGGGAGAAGTTGTTTCCGAGATGCTTCTGGCCAACGGTGCTGCATCCGATCAGCTCTCCACCGTCCTTCAGCCGTTTGATCACCTGGCCAAGGGCCTTGGTGAAACGAACGTGCGCCAGCGCTGA
- the glnA gene encoding type I glutamate--ammonia ligase, translated as MSKSPQDVLRQIKDEGIELIDLKFTDLHGKWQHLTVCTDLLEEESFTEGLAFDGSSIRGWKGIQASDMAMVPDPNTAWVDPFYRHKTLSMICSIQEPRTGQPYERCPRALAQRALNHLASTGLADMAFFGPEPEFFLFDDVRYNSAEGGSFYSVDTIEAGWNTGRIEEGGNLAYKIQEKEGYFPVAPNDTAQDIRSEMLLLMGQLGIPTEKHHHEVAGAGQHELGMKFAELIEAADNVMTYKYVVRNVAKKYGKTATFMPKPVFNDNGSGMHVHQSLWKGGQPLFFGEGTYANLSQTARWYIGGILKHAPAFLAFTNPTTNSYKRLVPGFEAPVNLVYSEGNRSAAVRIPLTGPSPKAKRLEFRSGDALANPYLAFSAMLMAGLDGIKNQIDPGDGEDRDLFELAAEELSKIATVPASLNGALEALNADRAFLTAGGVFSDDFIDNWIDLKYEEVQQLRQRPHPHEFTMYYDA; from the coding sequence ATGTCGAAATCCCCCCAGGACGTCCTGCGCCAGATCAAGGACGAAGGCATCGAACTGATCGACCTCAAATTCACCGATCTGCACGGCAAATGGCAGCACCTCACGGTCTGCACCGATCTGCTGGAGGAAGAGTCCTTCACTGAGGGCCTGGCATTTGACGGCTCATCCATTCGCGGATGGAAAGGCATCCAGGCCTCCGACATGGCCATGGTGCCGGACCCCAATACCGCCTGGGTGGACCCCTTCTACCGGCATAAGACCCTGAGCATGATCTGCTCGATTCAAGAGCCACGCACCGGCCAGCCCTATGAGCGCTGTCCCCGCGCCCTGGCCCAGCGAGCTCTGAACCACCTGGCCAGTACCGGGCTGGCCGACATGGCTTTCTTCGGCCCTGAGCCGGAGTTCTTCCTCTTCGACGACGTCCGCTACAACTCGGCCGAAGGTGGTTCCTTCTACAGCGTTGACACCATCGAGGCGGGCTGGAACACCGGACGCATCGAGGAAGGCGGCAACCTCGCTTACAAGATCCAGGAGAAAGAGGGCTACTTCCCTGTCGCTCCCAACGACACCGCACAGGACATCCGCTCCGAAATGCTCCTGCTGATGGGTCAGCTGGGCATCCCCACCGAGAAGCACCACCACGAGGTGGCTGGCGCGGGCCAGCACGAACTCGGCATGAAATTTGCTGAGCTGATCGAGGCCGCCGACAACGTCATGACGTACAAGTACGTCGTTCGCAACGTGGCCAAGAAGTACGGCAAGACGGCCACCTTCATGCCCAAGCCGGTGTTCAACGACAATGGCTCCGGCATGCACGTGCACCAGAGCCTTTGGAAGGGCGGTCAGCCCCTGTTCTTCGGTGAAGGCACCTACGCCAACCTCTCGCAGACGGCCCGCTGGTACATCGGCGGCATCCTCAAGCATGCTCCCGCCTTCCTGGCCTTCACCAACCCCACCACCAACAGCTACAAGCGTCTGGTGCCCGGGTTTGAAGCACCGGTCAACCTCGTCTACTCCGAAGGCAACCGCTCTGCCGCCGTGCGGATCCCGCTCACCGGCCCGAGCCCGAAAGCCAAGCGCCTCGAGTTCCGTTCGGGTGATGCCCTTGCCAACCCCTATCTCGCCTTCAGCGCCATGCTGATGGCCGGTCTGGACGGCATCAAGAACCAGATTGATCCCGGCGATGGCGAAGACCGCGACCTGTTCGAACTGGCAGCTGAAGAGCTGTCCAAGATCGCCACAGTTCCTGCGTCACTCAACGGCGCTCTCGAAGCGTTGAATGCCGATCGCGCCTTCCTCACCGCTGGCGGCGTGTTCAGCGACGACTTCATCGACAACTGGATCGACCTGAAGTACGAGGAGGTTCAGCAGCTTCGCCAGCGGCCGCACCCCCACGAATTCACCATGTACTACGACGCCTGA
- a CDS encoding class I SAM-dependent methyltransferase, with protein MASTPLSKLAYQTLQQGKSIAGLAHKELSTKLMELLAPDAVPKTEPVSAEVLGELRLDMGKLQEQDWQDAEQGIYPEQLLFDAPWLDWVSRYPQVWMDLPSTWDRRRERNVRDLPKETDKELYPEYYLQNFHHQTDGYLSDHSAGLYDLQVEILFNGTADAMRRRVLAPLKRGLKHFADRAPGSLKILDVATGTGRTLHQIRAAVPHAQLIGTDLSESYLRQANRWLNDGDASLVQLIRANGESLPLAGGSVQAVTSVFLLHELPAEARQNVLNEAWRVLEPGGVFVLADSVQMADSPKFAAVMENFRRVFHEPYYRDYIGDDIDARLSAAGFEGITAETHFMTRVWSARKPIAEAS; from the coding sequence ATGGCATCAACGCCCCTGAGCAAGCTTGCGTACCAAACGCTTCAGCAAGGCAAAAGCATCGCGGGCCTGGCCCACAAAGAGCTGAGCACAAAGCTGATGGAGCTGCTGGCTCCCGATGCCGTTCCCAAGACGGAACCCGTGTCCGCAGAAGTTCTTGGAGAGCTCCGCCTGGACATGGGCAAGCTCCAGGAACAGGATTGGCAGGATGCCGAACAGGGGATTTACCCCGAGCAGTTGTTGTTCGATGCCCCCTGGCTCGACTGGGTCAGCCGCTACCCGCAGGTTTGGATGGATCTTCCCTCCACGTGGGATCGACGTCGTGAGCGCAACGTGCGCGATCTGCCCAAGGAGACCGACAAAGAGCTTTACCCCGAGTACTACCTCCAGAATTTTCATCATCAAACCGACGGGTATCTGAGTGACCACTCGGCCGGTCTCTACGACCTGCAGGTGGAAATCCTCTTCAATGGCACCGCCGATGCCATGCGACGGCGGGTCTTGGCTCCGCTGAAACGGGGCTTGAAGCACTTCGCAGACCGTGCACCCGGCTCCCTGAAGATTCTCGATGTGGCAACCGGCACGGGCCGGACATTGCACCAAATCCGGGCTGCTGTGCCCCACGCACAGCTCATCGGAACCGATCTCTCCGAGTCGTACCTGCGTCAAGCCAACCGCTGGCTGAATGACGGCGATGCATCGCTGGTTCAGCTGATCCGTGCCAACGGAGAATCCTTGCCATTGGCGGGAGGATCGGTTCAAGCCGTTACCAGTGTGTTTCTGTTGCACGAACTGCCGGCGGAAGCACGCCAGAACGTCCTGAACGAGGCCTGGCGTGTACTCGAGCCTGGTGGAGTGTTCGTGCTGGCCGACTCTGTTCAGATGGCTGACTCACCCAAGTTCGCTGCAGTGATGGAAAACTTCCGGCGTGTCTTCCATGAGCCCTACTACCGCGATTACATCGGCGATGACATCGACGCCCGCCTCTCAGCTGCAGGGTTCGAAGGCATCACCGCGGAAACCCACTTCATGACGCGGGTCTGGTCAGCGCGCAAACCCATCGCAGAGGCCAGCTGA
- a CDS encoding copper-binding protein: MTNPFRLRWLQGWTFQVVLMEGHVQVEAHGFGICLRTAVMPGESPQAAADRLVLSEDRRRRALHNAWLRGQDMAQPTEVSTTKEVAPSSNSLVVVG; encoded by the coding sequence ATGACAAATCCCTTCCGGCTGCGTTGGCTTCAGGGCTGGACGTTTCAGGTGGTGCTGATGGAAGGCCATGTGCAGGTGGAAGCCCACGGTTTCGGCATCTGCCTACGCACGGCTGTGATGCCAGGGGAAAGTCCTCAGGCAGCGGCCGATCGTTTGGTCTTATCTGAAGATCGACGCAGGCGGGCTCTGCACAATGCCTGGCTTCGTGGTCAGGACATGGCGCAGCCCACTGAAGTGTCAACGACGAAGGAGGTTGCCCCCTCCTCCAATTCGCTGGTGGTGGTTGGCTAG
- a CDS encoding DUF6439 family protein, giving the protein MTSPDAPWPDSAKAKAEELHQLLRIGDRDWHQLKSHRQRRGAELLAAAMVQLLRQGNSSDVEKLTQQALGWFKGELKDPGCPRH; this is encoded by the coding sequence ATGACTTCACCCGACGCCCCATGGCCCGACTCCGCCAAAGCCAAGGCGGAAGAGCTGCATCAGTTGCTCCGCATCGGCGATCGCGACTGGCATCAGCTGAAGAGCCACCGACAGCGGCGTGGAGCCGAGTTGCTGGCGGCTGCGATGGTGCAACTGCTCCGCCAAGGGAACAGCTCCGACGTGGAGAAGCTGACCCAACAGGCGCTCGGATGGTTCAAAGGAGAGTTGAAGGATCCGGGCTGTCCGCGTCACTGA
- a CDS encoding ATP-binding protein: MPSKRFRWAEFNLPSTLQLAPLLELLTEPVGCVLTSQRIELGLHEALVNAVRHGNAENPAKKLRVRRILTPNWMVWQVQDEGCGLPEQSRTATLPTALDAASGRGLFLIHQCFDDVRWSRRGNRLQLACRRPVSDADSPDPSTLL, translated from the coding sequence GTGCCGTCCAAGAGGTTTCGCTGGGCTGAGTTCAACTTGCCGTCGACCCTGCAGTTGGCCCCTTTGCTGGAGCTGCTCACTGAGCCAGTTGGTTGTGTTCTCACCAGTCAGCGGATTGAACTGGGATTGCATGAAGCCCTGGTCAATGCCGTTCGCCATGGCAACGCTGAGAACCCCGCCAAGAAGCTGCGCGTTCGCCGCATCCTCACGCCCAATTGGATGGTCTGGCAGGTTCAAGATGAGGGTTGTGGCCTTCCAGAGCAGTCCCGTACCGCAACTCTGCCGACCGCGCTTGATGCTGCCAGCGGCCGTGGATTGTTTCTGATCCACCAATGTTTTGATGATGTCCGCTGGAGCCGGCGCGGGAATCGCCTGCAGCTGGCCTGCCGCCGGCCCGTCAGTGACGCGGACAGCCCGGATCCTTCAACTCTCCTTTGA